In Hippoglossus hippoglossus isolate fHipHip1 chromosome 15, fHipHip1.pri, whole genome shotgun sequence, the genomic stretch TTATCGTTTTTTTCAATGATCTCTCTCCAAGAGAGAGGGTGTTTCTTTAGCCTTAGCTGAATGAAAGTGTGTTGGGAGCAGTAATGTATCTAAACGTGCCTCGCAGCAGTCTTCATACCTATCTCCCCTCGTCTTGAAAACAGAGACGGAGGAACGAGAGGTTTTAGCTTTTCAAGACAGGCTGCTTTCAGCTTTCACTTCACTGTTTGAAGTTCACTGAACACGCCCCATTACTCAGTGTGAGACAGAGGTATACAACTTTTTTGTTGCTAGTTTAATCTGTTCTATTTCTCTACCTCCATCCTCTTTGCTAGCATTCTAACATACTGTctatgctttaaaaaaaacagctggtTTCCACTCAACTGCTGTCACACTCCCAGTCTGGGTGAAGACAACTCAAGTCAATGTACTTCAGCTTAGATCTATAGCACTTATCCTTTGAAGGTCGTGGAGGGAGCTAGAGCCAATCCCATTTGATATTGGGCAGGTCTGGACAGGCTGCCAGTGTTTTGCAAGACCAAGACACACAGACTAACAACCAGTCACTCTCATATTCACACCAAGAATCaattcagagtctccagtcaACCTTATACAAAACTGCATGTTTTTGACTGGGGGAGGAAACCAGAATACCTtggaaaaacccacacagacatgaggaGATGCTCATCAATGAAAGACTCCGGCCGAACAGGCATTCAAACCTTggaccttcttgctgtgaggcgactAACCACTGCATCACCGTGCCGGCCCTCGGCTTAGATATcacatttacagaaaatgtagAGTTGAGGTAAGCCTTCAGCAGTGTGACTCGACAAAATGAAGTACTTATCTTCTGAGGTTACTTTCTTTTTAGTAAACAAATCTCTCTTTGTGTTATTATCCCTCCACGGGAGTTGAAATTAAAGACATTCTCAGCATAAACATGAACATGTAGGTATGAAGACAAACCTGAACCAGCCCTCTTCACCCTGTGTGTCGCCCTGTTGCATTTGTAGCTCTCAGATAAACCTCTGTGCTTCCTGCTCTTTTCACATAGTGTAGCTTCATATATCTGTGGGGTCCACAGGGACTCCCAGCTGCTCCAGCCTATATGTTTGTGTCAGAACATGATAAATCTTGAATACATTTATACTCCATATCTTACACTCCAAGAGCCAGGCTGCTTTCCAAGGTCTGCCTGTCAAGAGTGCACAAAATtcatgataaataaatgaatcaccGGTTAAATTGTGCAACTTCCACACTTTCAGTATGATACTTTGGAAACCAGAATGAGGTCATGACGTCTGTGTAGTATTCTGAAAGGAGAACACTGTACATACACTGAAAATCTTAAAGAGTTTAGAAAAGCTTCAACCTTCTCTCAGTTTGAACGTTTTGTTTTCAAGaccaatatttcattttttacttcATGACTGGTCTTTGGACTGAATACTAATGGAGTGGCAGTTTTAGCGCTGTATTTAGATTTAGAATCATGCTCACCGGAGCCCGGCCGTGTTGTGGGCTGACCACCGGCAccaacacaaaccacacaacTTCTCTTCACCAGAGGATTGCCTCACACAGATTATTACATCAATATACATATTAGATACGATAGTTACAATTTGCTAAACTGCTCTTGTGCTTGTTCTAGTGTCTGCATGCACAGATGGAGTGGTGGGTGGTTGGGTTTTTCACATAAACAGTTTAGCAACTAAAAAGGAGCACGAGAAAGTCAGTGAACTTATTTCTCTCACAACTTGTCTTCTCAGCTCTACATGCTCATATGGTAGTGACATTTCAAGTTTCCCACGCTGCCGGATGAGTTTACTTCTGAATTAAATTCCTCCATCCTTGTTCAGTGTGGTTTGCCTGCGTCACCCTGATCACACACTTTGATTCAGGTGACTGACAAAAGCATTGACAGAGAGCCAGTATGTATTTCTAAAAGGTATGAGAATTACTCAGGAGGACTTGGTTGGTAAATAGGCGAGCATGAGTGGTGAAGCTGCCTGGATGGCTTCATAAATCTTAGTCCACCTACTGCTTTGGCTTCTGAGCTGATAATCTCCAGTGTTTGGGAGGGGGGAAATAGTGAATCATTAACAGCGTGAAGACTCTGGTCCTCGTCACCATGTCCTTCAAGAACGCTTTCTCCTACACAGGAAGTTCTGCAGCGAATATATCCCAGAATGGAAAAGCTATTTTCGTAGGTCTGCCTTTTCATGACGTGTATACTGAGGGAATCAGCAGTGCATTAGAGGTTTACTTGGAACGGTTGCTTCCATCAGGTCTGACCACATTGTTTTAGAACAGGAACTGATTTTAATTATAGATAATAGCGAATGACTTTGTATTCCTCTTTCTAAAGTTGTCCTCTTATATCCAGAAGAGTAGAAGCATGTCGTTCACCTCAGAGGAACATTGTCAACATGGTTAGCTTTCCCATCCTTTACCTTAAAtcaactttttatttaaatgagacaaaaaaCCCTGTGCTACTTTTTCTTATCACTTCAGAGCATGGGTTTATTTTGGTGATTTTCAAATATCCTGAGTACAGGAGCAGCGTATCAGTATATATTTTACCTGATTGTCTGCATTGAAAAGAATTCTGGTAAAGCTTATTTTTTCAGTGCACATGCAAGAAAAGCCGAGCTGTGAAGAGTTGAGAAGCATCAGCAGAAATGCGCCACTTACTGCCATCTGCAGACTGTGGATTGCATTGTCACTGGCCATGAGCTGCTAATGATGGCATACAGTATACTGCAGGGTGTGGACGTATTACAACCGAGTGTTAACTAAAAACAGAGCAAAGAGGTTCCTCAGTCACATCTGAATTACAGTGTTGTCTCTTTCTATGACAAATGAAAAGTCAAGGAGTAGAAACAATGaaaggaaacaataaaaagacatacaaataaaaaaaacagcgcTCTCTACCACCATGATAAAAATCATTTATAAAGTTTCCAAACTACCTCACTTCTCTtctatcatttaaaatgaatctcTACATGCTCCAGTAACTACATATCCTtagactcacactcacactaatGTTGGCAGTACCGGCTTCAGGTATTATGCACTTTTGAAATGGAATGAGCTGCAATCTGTCCTACAACTGCAGACTTACCTTCCCCTTAGTGATTTTAAAACTTTGTAATATATCTTTTACGATTCTTGATTCAATATTGGTCttatttgttgtattgtttttatgttttgcctctatgttgtttttttatttatcaactCCTTGTTGCTTTTAATGATTAACTCATTAACTCCTCCGTTTATTTAATTACTGATTGTGAATGTCTCCTcttctcatgtctctctcttaaAAGAAGATACTGAAAATCTCAATAACACTACCTGATGGAATAAAGACAGCAAATCATAAAGATGGGACTGATTTAAGCATTTTACATCcggttgtgtttttctcttaaaATAGATTGTGGAAGAATCTGCCTGTCTAGTTTGATcatttccatttattatttaaagagcAATTAACTTTTTAAAGTTGGATAACTTTATAAAATAGACAGAATAAGTgattattaaaaagtaaaaatgtcacttcacacctaaatattcataaaaataCCTGACTACAGTTTACACAAGTTGAAAATATTCCACTTTCATGGCAGATTTATTCACTGGTTTTAATAAAAATTtgagtaaaaactaaaatatttctCTCTGAGATTGAATGGAGTACAAGTAGAAATGCTCAAGCACAGTACATTTACTTACATTTTTCAAGTAGTGTAAGGATTTTAATACAGTAATATATAAAGATGCCATTTTGAACCAGAACCTCATTTTAGGGAACATATCAAAGAAATCAACAGGACAACATTTCAGTTCAAccaacacagttttgtattttatttaaaactatCTTCATAGAAGTGCACAGCACTGACCGAAATCCTCTGTGTACAGAAGAGCAACAATTTTCTCTGCAAATAAATTGAAATCTAGAGGAAAATATTCTTTACTACTTACACAAATAACACTCAAAACAAAATTCGAGGCACCGACGTAAATCCCTTTGATTAATTCCTGTTTAACTAAACAGTAATGTCCCTAAATAACACAGGCACAAGGTGAATACGTACAATACTTCTGAGGTATTTTGGCTTAATTACAAGACTTTTGGTCTGTAGCTAAATTATACAGTAACACTAGTCAGTACAGCGGTGCAAACTCTGCCTCTAGTTACCTCACAACAACATTCATTACAGATATCTCAAACTTcgtgaaacaaaaaaatcctcaaGCAGGCTCTCCACAGAAAATTACAGCAGAGTATGCATATTGCACATTGCGTTCACCTTATGGTTCAAAGTGCTGCCACAATTTCATCAAGTctcttcaaattaaaaacacgctttttttttcccttcgAGGGTATTCTGTTATGTTGAGGAGAAACAGATCCCCAacacttttctcttccttttcaaAAAACGACTAAATCCTAGAAATCCATCATCTGTCAAAACACGGAGCGGCACAGGTGTAGTGCATGCTGACTTGGTAAGCCCTGTTTGTGAGGTTGGACTTTGGATCCAGTGAGGCAGAGATGGCCTGGGTGCTGCTGTGCTGGGGGCCATTGGGAGCCGGCAGACTGGTGGTGGAGTGGCTGAGGTAGGAGGCAGACCTGTGGTTGGCCTGCTGGGGATACTGCAAGCTGGGCCGGTGCAGGCACTGGGCCACAGTGGCTGTCTGGCCAGAACTGTGGTAcaccatctgctgctgctgctgctgacacttCTGCTTGTTGGCCTCCCTGACATCACTGTCATGTGCACTGTGACACATACACAGGGACAAAGAGTTGCACTGCTGATTAGTGAGGAAATTTAGTGCTACAGGATGAGCATCACAATATGGATTGACATGCGTCTCCTCTTTAAACGTACAGAAGGAAGTTTTTAGGCTACTGACTGCTCttaaagttagggttggtaatatgtttcaattaaattgtatagcgccaaatcataacatacattatctcactTTACACAGTAAGGTAAAAACCTTAAAAATCATAGAGAAACCCCAACTGCTCCCACAATGAACAAGCACTTTTGCAAGtgtgcagagaaaaaaacattctcattaACCAgaagaaacctctggcagaaccagactcagtgtgggcggacatctgcctcgactggtcGGGGTGAGCGGAGagaaatggggaagagaggagaggtgggtggcaAAGAGGGGAGAGTAGAGAGAGATAGAACAGGATCAGTTGTGTACCGTCATAtttgagagagcgagagagagagagagagagaatcgaGGCTGAGGGTCGACTGCTCTGTCAGATTTAAAGATTGCACTTtctatcttatttgttgaaatcctctccACGTCCCCACAGACAACAATAAGTAAATTTGtctggaaaaaaagtaaaaaaactgtCTGTGGCCCTTGCAGGACGAAAAATTcagcttctagcagttgtcagctACTGCATGCTCATGTGCGTAGATTTAGCACAAGGCCAGATGAGGAGGTTGGATTTATCaattgcatttttttcaaagtgtagcctgctcttgcgAGCTTTTCCAAGATTACCAACCCTGGCTTTAATGTCTGTGTGACAGCTTGAACAGAAAGTTGTCAGTATCTATCTGCATTACTGTCACTGAAACTAATTGTCCTTGTTGACAAGCGTGTACAGAATACAGCGTATTTTTCAGATACACACATGAGTAGTTTCTCAGCACATGGGACCAGGTTCTCCCATGTGTAGCCTGTGAGGCGCTGCAGTTGTGGCGGCCATGTAGGGGACAGGTGGAGGACGAGGCGGGAGGCGGCCACACACGCAGCCGCCAGTAGAGACGgggcaaaacacaaaaacacatgatctggggggagaaagaaaacagcaatcCATCACCAGCGCCACAAACAAAATGCAATGCTCTGCAATGGAGGAAAAAATTGCAGACACTTTGTCAGAATTGAGTAGAGGCCAGATTTGAACATCTCAATGCTCGTTTTACCACAGTAAAGATTATTAAGGAGTTAAAGTTTGATGAAAACAGCACAAGCACTTGAAACCAGTATTAAAAACAGTGACTGCTAATACAAAACTGCTTCAttaaagctgatttcagacatacactgagcGCCCAATTCCTCGATATTTTCTCttgaggaggtgcatgtgtgaacgccAATGTCAGGGTGAGAGCCCTGGatttgcagtttaaaaaaaacccaggaGAAGTTGATGCGAGAGCCCAGCAGGGATCCCCCGCTGGGTTAACAACGAGCGAGTGGGGGGTGTTGATGTCTCCCAGTGAAAAAACTGTGCTAAAAACCGGAAGATACAGACAAAGGTGTCAAGAggttgtggtgataagagcagatgttaatacatcacttcctgcctctgtctgctgcatccggctgctccacctcaaacctgaataatgcggaggatttgttgctgttgtgatcGCGTCTGTTCAGGgaacctcccactgtgttgtgcatgtgtgaaatgcaaactgtgGGTAAACTCTGTATCCAATTCAATTTTgcccacaggtcatgtctgaaaacggcttggGAGAATGCTACAAGCAAGTGACACAACGTCAGCTAAGTGTAAACCTAATCATATCCACTTCTAAGACCTGAAATACAACTCACCTTGCAAAGAAACCTCCAGGAAATAATCAGCATACTTGGCCATGTATAATTTAGACTTCTCCAGGCAGGTCAAGGGCCAGCCATCATGGAGGTCTCCCTCATGGATGGCAATAGACAGGCAGTATTCTATGAAATGAGCGGCCGTGGGCAGGTACAGGTTCCACTGGAAGGTTTCTAGCAGGAGCAGCTCCATGTGCAGCAAACCCTGCTTGGTCAGGATCAGGTTCATGGAGCTGATGCAGCCCAGGCTGTTCAGCGTCTCCAGCTTTGGAACCTGGTCTTCCCTTTCCTCAAACTTACCTGCAGCGAGGAAGATTTGGAGCTGGTCACCAAACACAAGAGCAATGCAGAGTCTGAGCAGTCAGACACTTGGGAGTGTGAGGTCACTTACTGGCCAACAGAAGACATGAGAGTGAGACCACggcaagctgctgctctgtgacatCATAGCGGTCCATGAAGAGGTCTAGCAAGTAGACAGCCAGGTGTCTGGCTGCAGGACAGAGTCTGAAGTGGTTGCTGACAACGGCTATGAGGTCCGCATAGTATCGTCTCAAATTCAGCTGAGGAGACTGGCCCTTGTACGACGGCAACTTGAGTTCCTGTTAG encodes the following:
- the ccnj gene encoding cyclin-J, which translates into the protein MELEDQWWRGQLATDIYQALRYKELKLPSYKGQSPQLNLRRYYADLIAVVSNHFRLCPAARHLAVYLLDLFMDRYDVTEQQLAVVSLSCLLLASKFEEREDQVPKLETLNSLGCISSMNLILTKQGLLHMELLLLETFQWNLYLPTAAHFIEYCLSIAIHEGDLHDGWPLTCLEKSKLYMAKYADYFLEVSLQDHVFLCFAPSLLAAACVAASRLVLHLSPTWPPQLQRLTGYTWENLVPCAEKLLIAHDSDVREANKQKCQQQQQQMVYHSSGQTATVAQCLHRPSLQYPQQANHRSASYLSHSTTSLPAPNGPQHSSTQAISASLDPKSNLTNRAYQVSMHYTCAAPCFDR